The Armatimonadota bacterium DNA segment GTCGAGCGGCTTTTTGCCTGGCTCGGCAACTACCGACGGCTTCTTGTGCGTCACGAATACCACTGGGATAACTTTCTCGGCTTCCTGCATCTTGGCTGTATGCTTATCCTGCTACGGCAGGGTTTTTGAGATGGCTTCTAGTGTGATCGTCTCCTTCAATCCGCCGGGTGTCGGCGCAAGGTTGAGGTTGGCATTGCGCCAAAGACCCGTCCATTTGGCGTCCGATGTCGTCGCCGATGTCAATACAGTTGACGTTCCGAGAGGACGGAACAACACGGCGCCTTTGTCCGTTTCCGCGCGCACCCATCCGTCCGTGTCGGACGGCAGATAGGATCTCAGCGTATTGTGCTCATTGGCGCGGGTGAATCCGGCCTTTGTGGTGCTGGAGAGGGCCGTGTCTATGGGCTGCCAGGATCCGTCCGTCGCCTTGAAATGGATGGGCGCTCCATGGACTTCCACGCGGTTGGCGCCGTCGGCCAGAAGAAGGGTGCGGGAGTTCATCGTGCGCCGTTCGGCAAGTTCACGAACGGCGGGAGATTCAGGCCCTGCTAATGCAGGGGGGGGGGGGGCACAACAAAATGCTGCCATGCCAAATGCGAGCGCGAACGGGTAACGCATACTGCCTCCATCGTAACGGTCGTGCAGCGAGTGCGAAGCGGCAACCGGCTCAAGTTGCCTCATGAACAAGGCTACCAAACAAACGGGAAATTGTCAATCGGCCGGAATCTATTACTTGCAGTAACGTATTCCGGGCTCTGATGCCGGATGCTCACATCCCGCCCCCACTCATGGAAAGACCTACATGAAAGGTGAGAGGTCGCTCTCCCGCCCGTTCATTACCGCGCGTGGCACACCCGCGTCTGGACATCTTGGCAGAAATCATGCTCGCAGCGCCCCGCAGAAAACGACAACTGGGTGATATCTTCGTAGACTTCGGGCTGGTCACATCGGACCAGCTGGAAGTCGCCGTCGAACGCCAGCGCCAGTCCAAATCACACGTCTCCATCGGTGACGTCCTCGTATCGCTCAACATGGTCGGCGAAAAGGACAAAGTCCGCTGCCTGGCCGAGCAGTGGGGCGTCCCCTTCATGGACCTCGTGGAGTACCAGCCCGACCCGGACCTCATGCGCCTCATCTCTCAGGAGATGGCCCGCCGCCTCAAATGCCTCCCCATCGCGCAGACCGACGGCCGCCTCACGCTGGCCATGAAGAACCCGCTCGATATCTATGCCATCGATGAGGTCCGCCTTATCTCCGGCATGGAAGTCGATGCCGTCATCGCCAGCGAAGAAGAGATCGCCGCCGCCGTCGCGCACGCCTACCGGGATGATAACGACGTTTCCGATGCGGTTAATACCGCCATCGCTGACCTCAGCGTGGGCGACGATTTCGGCATTTCCATCAACCAAAGCGACAAAGAGACCGACGAAGTCAGCCTCGACCAGCTGAAGAGCGCCGCCCAGGACGCCCCCGTGGTGAGGATGGTCAACCTCATCATCACCCAGGCCATCCAGGAGAAAACGTCGGACATCCACATCGAGCCGATGAAGGACCACGTCCGCGTCCGCTATCGCATCGACGGCATCATGCAAGAAGGCATGAAGCTCCCGAAAACGGCGCAAGCCTCGCTGGTTTCCCGCGTCAAGATCATGTCCGAAATGGACATTTCCGAAAAACGCGCCCCCCAGGACGGCCGCATTTCCCTGATTATCGACGGCAAAGAGTTCGATTTCCGCGTCTCGTCGCTCCCCAGCGTCTTCGGCGAGAAGATCGTCATGCGCATTCTCGACAAGTCCAGCATCAGCATCGGC contains these protein-coding regions:
- the gspE gene encoding type II secretion system ATPase GspE — encoded protein: MLAAPRRKRQLGDIFVDFGLVTSDQLEVAVERQRQSKSHVSIGDVLVSLNMVGEKDKVRCLAEQWGVPFMDLVEYQPDPDLMRLISQEMARRLKCLPIAQTDGRLTLAMKNPLDIYAIDEVRLISGMEVDAVIASEEEIAAAVAHAYRDDNDVSDAVNTAIADLSVGDDFGISINQSDKETDEVSLDQLKSAAQDAPVVRMVNLIITQAIQEKTSDIHIEPMKDHVRVRYRIDGIMQEGMKLPKTAQASLVSRVKIMSEMDISEKRAPQDGRISLIIDGKEFDFRVSSLPSVFGEKIVMRILDKSSISIGLSKLGLLPDMMEKFEQVITRSYGIILVTGPTGSGKSTTLYSVLNKINTGDRNIITIEDPVEYNLAGITQAQVNVRAGMTFASGLRTMLRQDPDIIMVGEIRDSETALIATEAALTGHLVLSTLHTNDAPGSITRLVDMGIESFLIASSLAGVIAQRLLRTICPKCKEAYSPSKQAMVNLGLEADSNVQFFRGRGCPQCRGTGYKGRVGVYELMSINDEMRELILKKVGGPELQQAALRGGMRTLREDAMEKILLGITTLEESLRVLYVG